In Oryza brachyantha chromosome 2, ObraRS2, whole genome shotgun sequence, a single window of DNA contains:
- the LOC102722374 gene encoding coumaroyl-CoA:anthocyanidin 3-O-glucoside-6''-O-coumaroyltransferase 2-like: MATKVLDKLTVAASPPAAGGVLPLTFFDVPWLFTGPVERVFFYPYPHPVDHFTAHLQPSLVSSLSAALHGFYPLLGRVRPCPPDGGGGYEFWSTGGDEDRVELTVAESSYDFDELSGGGPRDVGRLYSLVPQLPRPEDASFALAAVQVTIFPSRGIAVGVSIHHVACDDSSFMHFVKTWAGHCRVAAGADAATVPPAPFLDRGVVADPDGLAAKTLDQIRQLAAGGPPPPPPSGPPPKLVMASFTLTRDCIDKLKQRVTASGGGGGVHCSAFTVACAYAWTCLVRVDASAAGRERAHLLFSVECRRRLTPPVPQEYLGNCLRPCFVEVDMGGLLGADGVVTAAVGIGASIRGLDDGVLDGADGWFHKILSMMSHRPMSVGGSPRYGVYDTDFGLGRPRKVELLSIDKTPGTVSMAEGRDGQGGIEIGVALPEAEMDQFTSCFSDGLKQL; encoded by the coding sequence ATGGCCACCAAGGTTCTTGACAAGCTCACGGTGGCGGCCTCCCCTCCGGCCGCTGGCGGGGTGCTCCCACTGACCTTCTTCGACGTGCCCTGGCTCTTCACCGGCCCGGTGGAGCGCGTCTTCTTCTACCCCTACCCCCACCCCGTCGACCACTTCACCGCCCACCTCCAGCCCTCCCTCGTCTCCTCGCTCTCCGCCGCGCTGCACGGCTTCTACCCGCTTCTTGGCCGCGTCCGGCCGTGCCCGCCGGACGGCGGTGGAGGGTACGAGTTCTGGTCGACCGGTGGGGATGAGGACCGCGTCGAGCTCACCGTAGCCGAGAGCTCATACGACTTCGACGagctctccggcggcggcccgaGGGATGTTGGCCGGCTGTACTCGCTGGTGCCGCAGCTCCCGCGGCCGGAAGACGCGAGCTTTGCGCTCGCGGCGGTGCAGGTGACGATTTTCCCCAGCAGGGGGATCGCCGTCGGTGTGTCCATCCACCATGTGGCCTGTGACGATTCCAGCTTCATGCACTTCGTCAAGACCTGGGCCGGCCATTGCCGGGTGGCAGCCGGCGCGGACGCCGCCAcggtgccgccggcgccgttctTGGACCGTGGCGTGGTCGCCGATCCCGATGGCCTTGCCGCGAAGACGCTCGATCAAATTCGGCAACTGGCGGCCGGCGGGCcacccccgccaccgccgtccgggccgccgccgaagcTGGTCATGGCATCGTTCACGCTCACTCGCGACTGCATTGACAAGCTCAAGCAGCGCgtcacggcgagcggcggcggcggcggcgtccactGCTCGGCCTTCACCGTGGCGTGCGCGTACGCGTGGACCTGCCTTGTGCGAGTcgacgccagcgccgccggcagGGAGCGAGCGCACCTGCTGTTCTCGGTGgaatgccgccgccggctcacCCCGCCGGTGCCGCAGGAGTACCTGGGCAACTGCCTCCGACCttgcttcgtggaggtcgacATGGGCGGCCTtctcggcgccgacggcgtggtgacggcggcggtggggatcgGCGCGTCCATCAGagggcttgacgacggcgtgctGGACGGCGCCGACGGGTGGTTCCACAAGATCTTGTCGATGATGTCGCACCGGCCAATGTCAGTCGGCGGCTCGCCGCGGTACGGCGTGTACGACACCGACTTCGgcctgggccggccgaggaagGTGGAGCTGTTGTCCATTGACAAGACGCCCGGCACGGTGTCGATGGCCGAAGGCCGCGACGGGCAGGGCGGGATCGAGATCGGCGTGGCGCTGCCGGAGGCCGAGATGGATCAGTTCACCTCCTGCTTCTCCGATGGGCTGAAGCAGCTGTGA